Genomic window (Pseudothauera hydrothermalis):
TTGCGGCCGCTCTCATAGCGCGAGCCGCCACTTTGCGTGACACCAATCTTGGACCAGAACTGCGATTGGTTCATGCCGAGCTTACGGCGGATTTCACGGACATCGATGTTGTCGAGGCTTTTCATTGTCTCTGTTCCTGTCGAGTAATGTCGGGTGCGTGGTCAGACACTTCCGACGGGTTACGGTTCCATACAACTTAAGTTGTATGATAGTTGCAGTATAGATCAGCATGTTCGGAACATACAACCACGATAAGAACATAATCCGTGTTAACCGCAATCAATAGCCGCGCCCTTGCTGGATTCTGTGTGAATGACCAAAGTTGTAACCCGATGTGATTAGGCGGCAGCGGGTTTTCGTTGTGCCCGCATGGGCAAACGCGCATCGCGCAGGTCGATTGCTTGTTGAGCGTCGATCGGCCGCGAAAAGCCGGGGCGAACTGCCCATTCATGCGCACTTCCGCTAGAATTGCCGCTTTTATCCCCAGGCACTGGATACGACGATGGCACTGATAGTTCAGAAATACGGCGGTACCTCGGTGGGCAGCCCAGAGCGGATCAAGAACGTCGCCAAGCGGGTGGCGAAATTCCACGCCCAAGGGCACCAAGTGGTCGTCGTGGTGTCGGCAATGAGCGGTGAGACCAACCGCCTGATTGCGTTGGCCAAGGAGGTTGCCGCCAAACCCGATCCGCGCGAGCTGGACGTGGTGGTGTCGACCGGCGAGCAGGTCACCATCGGCCTGCTGTGTATGGCGCTGCACGACCTCGGCCTGAAGGCCAAAAGTTACACCGGTGCGCAGGTGCGCATTCTGACCGACTCGGCTCACACCAAGGCGCGGATTCTGAACATCGACGAAGCGCCCATCCGGCGTGACCTCGAAGATGGCATGATCGTCGTGGTGGCCGGTTTCCAGGGGGTGGATGAGCACGGCAATATCACCACCCTGGGGCGGGGCGGCTCTGATACGACCGGCGTGGCGCTGGCTGCGGCGCTCAAAGCCGACGAGTGCCAGATTTATACCGACGTGGATGGCGTCTACACCACCGACCCGCGCATCGTGCCGGAAGCGCGCAAACTCGACACCATCACCTTCGAGGAAATGCTGGAAATGGCCAGTCTGGGTTCCAAGGTGCTGCAGATCCGCTCGGTCGAGTTCGCGGGCAAGTACAAAGTCAAGCTGCGCGTCCTGTCCAGCTTTCAAGAAGAAGGCGAGGGCACGCTCATCACTGTTGAGGAAGAAAGGAACATGGAACAACCCGTCATTTCCGGCATCGCCTTCAATCGCGACGAAGCCAAGATCACCGTTCTGGGCGTGCCCGACAAGCCCGGTATTGCCTACCAGATTCTCGGTCCGGTGGCCGATGCCAACATCGATGTCGATATGATCATCCAGAACGTCAGCCACGACGGCACCACGGACTTTTCCTTCACCGTGTCGCGCGGTGACCTGGACAAAGCGGTCGGCATCCTTGAAAGCGTCAAGACCCATATCGGCGCTCGTGCGGTCGAAAGCGACAAAAACGCCGCCAAAGTGTCGGTCGTCGGCGTCGGCATGCGCTCGCATCCGGGCGTGGCCTCCAAAATGTTCCGCACGCTGGCCGAAGAAGGCATCAATATCCAGATGATTTCCACCTCTGAAATCAAAATTTCGGTGGTGATCGAAGAGAAGTATCTGGAGCTTGCGGTGCGTGTGCTGCACAAAGCATTTGGCCTAGACGCCGCCTGAACGCGAGAAAATTGACCGCGAGAGGCTAAGTTGCTATAGTCTCGCCCTTCTGACGGAGACGTGGCCGAGAGGTCGAAGGCACTCCCCTGCTAAGGGAGCATACCGGCTAAAACCGGTATCGAGGGTTCGAATCCCTCCGTCTCCGCCATACCTGCTAAAGAGCCATATTTTCAAGTCAATTCAACGACTTATGAAGTATGGCTTTTTCTTATATACCACATCGAGTTACCACTACCCCCTCAGCGGTGGATCGTGGCTCCGAGTTGCGGCGTCCAGCACAGTTCCCCGACAGCCGGAACACGGACGTACAGAGATGTCCCCAAAAAACTGGCCAGAGGGATAAGTGATAGCCTTGCTTTCGTAACCGACCGCGGCAGCGGTCTTGAGAGGGAGCAAGAGCATGGCAAGAAGGAAACGGCGGAACCACTCGCCGGCATTCAAGGCGCAGGTAGCCCTGGCGGCGATGAAAGGGGACCGGACGCTGGCCGAGTTGGCCCAGCAGTACGACATCCATCCGAACTAGATCACGGACTGGAAGACGCAGCTCCTGGAGCGGGCGGCCCAGGTCTTCGACGGGCCGAAGCCCGAGCCGGGGCCGGATCTCAAGGAATTGCACGCCAAGATCGGGCAGCTGACCTTGGAGAACGATTTTTTAGAAAGTGCGCTCGTCAAGGCGGGACGACTGAGCGCAAGGCGATGATTGACCGCACCCACGACCTGCCGGTGATCCGGCAATGCGAGATGCTGGCCCTGCCGCGCTCGACGGCCTACTACCGGCCTGCGCCGGAATCGGCCGAGAACCTGGCGCTGATGCGCAAGATTGACCAACTGCATCTGGAATTTCCGTTTGCCGGCGCCCGCATACTGCGCGACCTGCTGAAACAGGAGGGCATCCGGGCAGGCAGAAAACGGATTGCCCGGCTCATGGCCAAAATGGGCATCGAAGCGCTCTACCGGAAACCCAATACCAGCCAGAAGGGGCCGGGGCACAAGATCTACCCCTACCTGCTGCGGGGTCTCACCATCGACCGGCCGAACCAGGTCTGGGCGGCGGACATCACCTACATTCCGATGCGCCGGGGTTTCGTCTATCTGGTGGCCGTGGTCGATTGGTTCAGCCGCAAGGTGCTGAGTTGGCGGGTGTCGAACACGCTGACCACGGATTTCTGCCTGGATGCGGTCAGGGAGGCGATCCACCGTTATGGCGTGCCAGAGATATTCAATACCGACCAGGGTAGCCAATTTACCAGCACCGACTTCACGACGTTGCTCAAGGAGAACGGGATCAGGATCAGCATGGACGGCAAGGGCTGCTGGCGCGACAACGTCTTTGTCGAGCGCTTGTGGCGGACGGTCCAGTACGAGGAGGTCTATCTGTACGCCTACGACAGTGTCAGCGAAGCGAAAGCGGGACTGGCGAAATACTTCGCGCTGTACAACACCCGCCGGCCGCACAGCTGTTTCGGCGGCATACCGCCGGACCAGACCTATTTTGGCAACCTGCCGGAACTCAGGACGGCAGCATGAGTTATCATCGGTTACCCACCGCGCCGCTCGCCTCCCGCCATAAAAGGGCGGGCGGCGGCGCCGTGGATAACCGGCATCCGCAAGGCTCCACTTATCTCCGCCCAATTTCTGTCCAATCAAACGGGGCCACCTCTCTTCGCGCTGGACGTAAATAGCGCCTTGAATGTTGCAGTTATTGCTGACTTGCTGGCGTCAAGCAGAGGACCAACATACTTGGCGACCTCTTCCGCAACAGCATGCCCGCTCTCATCAGCGATCCTCTCGCCAAGCTTCTTCAGTGATGCTTTCAGGACGCCCTTGAAAGTCTTGTCCGGTGCGCCTGCCTTGACCAGTGCATCGAGTGTCGCTGACTTCTGTGATTCCGAGAGTTGGGCCTCAATGAGAGCCACCATCGCATCGAGTGTCAGTGTGACGAGACTTGGAGAGAAGGATCCGTCGGTCACGTGACCCATCTCTTTCAGCTTCGCCCGGATGTGATCAGACAACAATGGATTCTCGATCTCGAGCGCGAACGATTCACCTCGCTTTTGCATGATCGGCGCCCGAAGCAGAATGCGCACGTCTTCATCCAGTTCCTGTGCCGTTCGAGTCCGCAGTTCTTGGTCGTAGATAAGTCGTCTAGCCTTCGTCCTCGTGATCTTTAGATTCGAGACTAACTCATAGACGCTGGGTCTATCGGACACAGCGCCGATCTGCGCAAGGAGACGCAGGATGAGCAGCTCGACCTCCGTCTTTGGGAGTGCGCCAAAGGCAGGGTGCAGGTACGCAGCGAGGAAAGTGTCAACCGCGTCTTTCGTCTTCTGACTTCCAGCTTTGGCGGTGATTGCAGCGATATCCACGTGGGCTTCCTTTGTGACGGCTAACGTCGAAGCTCAGGGGCGCGCCGCTTGCGGCGCGTCCCCCTGGAGCGAAGCGTTAGCCGATATCGCCGACACGAGCGGAAATTTTTCCGGGTGGCGGATCGACTCGACGGACAGATCGACATCCAGTAGCGGCCAATACAAATGATCCTGGGCGGGCCATTCAATAGTGGTCAATTGCTCGATCGTAGCCTGCCGGAACCAAGGAAATTCCACGAATGGCACCAACAACTCCTCGTCATCGAGAAGCAGCCAGAAGCCGTTTTTTGAAACATGGGTGACTTCAGCCACCGAAGTGTTTGTGCCAGGCATTGATGATCTCCTGATGATGTCTGGCGATGACACGTTCTGCCTCCGCCAGCTCGCGCTCGGACAGGCCAGTGTGGGTGGCCAGCGCGACGCCAGGCTCAAGCCAGAACTTGGCCTCGCCATGCGGGTGCGCCACATGGATGTGCATTCTCGGCTCTTCGCGCGAAAAGAAGAAGAGCCGGAAGGGGCCATCGCGGACAACTGTTGGTGCCATGTAGTGTTCAGCGGCTAACGTCCAAGCTCAGGGGCGCGCCGCTTGCGGCGCGTCCCCTGGAGCGCAGGGTTGGGCAGGAACAAACACATACTCGACGATGCTTTCCGCAGCAGGTGCGGCAACTCCGTCCTCGCGTAGGCCCTCGAGGTGAAACTGGATGGCCGAAAGCAGCTCGGTTTCGGTTTCCTCCACGGTCGCCCCGGTTGCGACACAGCCGGGCAAATCGGGCACATAACCAGAAAAATTATTGCCTGCCCTTTCAATCACGATTGCATAGCGCATAGATTTACCCTTTCAGTCCTGCCTGCTTGAGAATGCTGTTGAGTGTTCCGGCTGCCAAATCATCACTCGGTTTCCCTGCAACGGTGACACGCCCAGGTTTGGATGGATGCTTGAACTGGCGGTGACTTCCCCGAGTCGCCACCAGGAACCAGCCATCGTTGCGGAGCATGAGCAACACGTCACCGACTTTCATGAGCCGAGTATGCCATGTTCAGCGCTCATATTGCCCAACGTTCAAGCTCAGGGGCGCTGCGCGGCTTTATCGCGCAGCGTCCGTGTGGACTGCCGGGTTGGGGGTCACTTGCGCTGAGGGATTGAATCCATGCTGTCCAGCCACGGCGTACCCGATAGCTCAGGT
Coding sequences:
- a CDS encoding aspartate kinase — translated: MALIVQKYGGTSVGSPERIKNVAKRVAKFHAQGHQVVVVVSAMSGETNRLIALAKEVAAKPDPRELDVVVSTGEQVTIGLLCMALHDLGLKAKSYTGAQVRILTDSAHTKARILNIDEAPIRRDLEDGMIVVVAGFQGVDEHGNITTLGRGGSDTTGVALAAALKADECQIYTDVDGVYTTDPRIVPEARKLDTITFEEMLEMASLGSKVLQIRSVEFAGKYKVKLRVLSSFQEEGEGTLITVEEERNMEQPVISGIAFNRDEAKITVLGVPDKPGIAYQILGPVADANIDVDMIIQNVSHDGTTDFSFTVSRGDLDKAVGILESVKTHIGARAVESDKNAAKVSVVGVGMRSHPGVASKMFRTLAEEGINIQMISTSEIKISVVIEEKYLELAVRVLHKAFGLDAA
- a CDS encoding DUF2442 domain-containing protein; this translates as MAEVTHVSKNGFWLLLDDEELLVPFVEFPWFRQATIEQLTTIEWPAQDHLYWPLLDVDLSVESIRHPEKFPLVSAISANASLQGDAPQAARP
- a CDS encoding DUF4160 domain-containing protein — its product is MAPTVVRDGPFRLFFFSREEPRMHIHVAHPHGEAKFWLEPGVALATHTGLSERELAEAERVIARHHQEIINAWHKHFGG
- a CDS encoding type II toxin-antitoxin system HicB family antitoxin; translation: MRYAIVIERAGNNFSGYVPDLPGCVATGATVEETETELLSAIQFHLEGLREDGVAAPAAESIVEYVFVPAQPCAPGDAPQAARP
- a CDS encoding type II toxin-antitoxin system HicA family toxin, which encodes MKVGDVLLMLRNDGWFLVATRGSHRQFKHPSKPGRVTVAGKPSDDLAAGTLNSILKQAGLKG